The Candidatus Dechloromonas phosphoritropha genome includes a region encoding these proteins:
- a CDS encoding MBL fold metallo-hydrolase, whose protein sequence is MFGELIFRQLFDAASSTYTYLLADPQSREAVLIDTVFEQHLRDHALVEELGLRLIAVLDTHCHADHVTGAWLMQQSTGCKIGISARYGDALQGADLRLDHGDRVAFGKRSLEVRATPGHTDGCLTYVTDDHRLAFTGDCLLIRGAGRCDFQQGNAVTLFRSITGQIFSLPDDCLIFPGHDYNGRTVTAVGEERAHNPRIGGGADERDFVGFMENLNLPHPKQIAVAVPANLRSGRPDDGETPRPADWGPVRQSYAGLYEIDPEWVAEHLGAVHVLDVRQNDELDERLGRIAGAQHVPLNELKDRLDEIPRDRPVIPVCHAGMRSGQATVILRQAGFPRVANLRGGMLSWQQIGLPVVRDADSPA, encoded by the coding sequence ATGTTCGGCGAACTAATCTTCCGGCAACTCTTCGACGCGGCGTCATCGACTTATACCTACCTGCTGGCCGACCCGCAATCCCGCGAGGCCGTGCTCATCGACACGGTCTTCGAGCAGCACCTGCGTGACCACGCGCTGGTCGAGGAACTCGGGCTCCGGCTGATTGCCGTCCTCGACACGCACTGCCACGCCGATCATGTGACCGGCGCCTGGCTGATGCAACAGTCCACCGGCTGCAAGATCGGGATATCCGCGCGTTACGGCGATGCGTTGCAGGGAGCCGATCTGCGCCTCGATCATGGCGATCGCGTGGCTTTCGGAAAGCGATCCCTGGAAGTGCGCGCCACCCCGGGGCACACCGATGGCTGTCTGACCTATGTGACCGACGACCATCGCCTGGCCTTCACCGGCGATTGCCTACTGATCCGGGGCGCCGGGCGCTGTGATTTCCAGCAGGGCAATGCCGTTACGCTCTTTCGCTCGATCACCGGGCAGATATTCAGCCTGCCCGACGACTGCCTGATCTTTCCCGGGCACGACTACAACGGCCGTACCGTCACCGCGGTCGGTGAGGAGCGGGCCCATAACCCGCGCATCGGCGGCGGCGCAGACGAACGCGACTTCGTTGGCTTCATGGAGAACCTCAACCTCCCACACCCCAAGCAGATTGCCGTCGCCGTGCCTGCCAACCTTCGCTCGGGCCGGCCCGACGACGGCGAGACACCGCGCCCTGCGGACTGGGGACCGGTACGCCAGAGTTATGCGGGACTGTACGAGATCGACCCGGAGTGGGTCGCCGAACATCTTGGTGCGGTGCACGTTCTCGATGTCCGGCAGAACGACGAACTGGACGAGCGGCTGGGCCGCATCGCCGGCGCCCAACATGTTCCGTTGAATGAACTCAAGGACCGCCTGGACGAGATTCCGAGGGACCGGCCGGTGATCCCTGTGTGCCACGCCGGGATGCGTTCGGGTCAGGCCACGGTGATCCTGCGCCAGGCCGGCTTCCCGCGTGTCGCCAACCTGCGCGGCGGCATGCTGTCATGGCAGCAGATCGGCCTACCGGTGGTCCGCGACGCCGACTCTCCGGCTTGA
- a CDS encoding homoserine O-acetyltransferase, which produces MPGQSVGVVAAQNAHFEQPLQLRSGAVLPAYDLVYETYGTLNAAKSNAILVCHALSGNHHVAGHYADQPDNIGWWDNIIGPGRPLDTDKFFIVGLNNLGGCHGSTGPSSPNPATGKPWGADFPMVAVIDWVHAQARLADLLGIDSWAVIMGGSLGGMQALRWSITYPDRVRNAIVIAAAPKLSAQNIAFNDVARQAILTDPDFHGGNYYEHNTRPLRGLRLARMLGHITYLSDDQMGEKFGRELRNGAFSFGFDVEFEIESYLRYQGDKFAGNFDANTYLLMTKALDYFDPAREDSGNLIATMARSQANFLIISFSTDWRFSPARSKEMVAALLANGRDVSYAEISLNFGHDSFLMDDAHYHGVIDAFLRNIKL; this is translated from the coding sequence ATGCCAGGACAATCCGTCGGCGTCGTCGCAGCACAGAACGCCCATTTCGAACAGCCCCTGCAATTGCGCAGCGGCGCTGTGTTGCCTGCCTACGATCTGGTCTATGAAACCTACGGCACGCTGAACGCGGCCAAATCGAACGCGATCCTCGTCTGCCATGCGCTCTCGGGCAATCACCACGTCGCCGGACACTACGCCGACCAGCCGGACAATATCGGCTGGTGGGACAACATCATCGGCCCCGGTCGGCCGCTCGATACCGACAAATTCTTCATCGTTGGCCTAAATAATTTGGGTGGCTGCCACGGGTCGACCGGACCATCCTCACCGAACCCGGCAACCGGCAAGCCATGGGGCGCCGATTTCCCGATGGTCGCCGTCATCGACTGGGTACACGCTCAGGCGCGCCTCGCCGACCTGCTTGGCATCGACAGTTGGGCGGTGATCATGGGCGGCAGCCTCGGTGGCATGCAGGCGCTACGCTGGAGCATCACTTACCCCGATCGGGTACGCAACGCTATCGTCATCGCCGCCGCACCCAAGCTGTCGGCGCAGAACATCGCCTTCAACGATGTCGCGCGGCAGGCAATCCTGACCGACCCGGACTTTCACGGTGGCAATTACTACGAACACAACACGCGGCCGCTGCGCGGGTTGCGCCTGGCACGCATGCTCGGCCACATCACCTACCTGTCCGACGACCAGATGGGCGAGAAGTTCGGCCGCGAGTTGCGCAATGGCGCCTTTTCCTTCGGTTTCGACGTGGAATTCGAAATCGAGTCCTATCTGCGCTACCAGGGTGACAAGTTCGCCGGCAATTTCGACGCCAACACCTACCTGCTGATGACCAAGGCGCTCGACTATTTCGACCCGGCGCGCGAGGACAGCGGCAACCTGATCGCGACCATGGCGCGCAGCCAGGCCAACTTTCTGATCATCTCGTTTTCCACTGACTGGCGTTTTTCGCCGGCGCGCTCGAAGGAGATGGTGGCCGCCCTGCTTGCCAACGGACGCGACGTCTCGTATGCGGAAATCAGCCTCAATTTTGGCCATGACTCCTTCCTGATGGACGATGCGCACTACCACGGCGTTATCGATGCCTTCCTGCGGAATATCAAGCTATGA
- the metW gene encoding methionine biosynthesis protein MetW, whose product MTHTLGRADFDLITALIEPGDRVLDLGCGDGTLLRHLIDTRGVRGCGVEIDDANILAAIKNGINVIQGNLERPLDEFADQAFDHVVLSRTLQTVRHTEGILREMLRVGREAVVSFPNFAYWKNLRSVLDGRMPVSEDLPYQWYDSPNVRFFTLLDFEALCAKMGLVIRERHVLDEEGNLVEGEVNFLGSLAVYRLTLKR is encoded by the coding sequence ATGACACATACCCTGGGCCGCGCCGACTTCGACCTCATCACCGCCCTGATCGAACCCGGCGACCGCGTGCTCGACCTCGGTTGTGGCGACGGCACGCTGTTGCGCCACCTGATCGACACGCGCGGGGTGCGCGGCTGTGGAGTCGAAATCGACGATGCGAACATCCTCGCCGCGATCAAAAATGGGATCAACGTCATCCAAGGCAACCTGGAACGTCCGCTCGACGAATTCGCCGACCAGGCTTTCGACCATGTCGTGCTGTCGCGCACCTTGCAAACAGTGCGCCACACCGAAGGCATCCTGCGCGAGATGCTGCGCGTCGGGCGCGAGGCGGTCGTCTCCTTCCCCAACTTCGCCTACTGGAAGAACCTGCGATCGGTGCTCGACGGGCGCATGCCGGTCTCCGAGGACCTTCCCTACCAGTGGTACGACTCGCCTAACGTGCGTTTCTTCACGCTGCTCGATTTCGAGGCGCTGTGCGCCAAGATGGGGCTGGTCATCCGCGAGCGCCACGTTCTTGACGAGGAAGGCAATCTGGTCGAGGGCGAAGTCAATTTTCTCGGCAGCCTGGCCGTCTATCGACTGACGCTGAAGCGCTGA
- a CDS encoding AmpG family muropeptide MFS transporter: MPAWLAALLTRKMLICVFTGFSSGLPLYLLLNLMPAWLRSEGVDLKTIGFFALIQFPYTWKFLWSPLLDRFSVPGFGRRRGWMLMTQIGLLLTIGLMGGLDPKENIWPILWLATLLSFLSGTQDIAVDAFRREILCDNELGLGNAVHVNAYRIAGLVPGSLSLILADRLPWNEVFWITSAFMIPGMVMAWLVSEPLVKGVPKTLRQAVTEPFHEFVDRQGWHGALLVLGFIFLYKLGDSLSTALATPFYLDMGFTKTDIGLIAKHAGLWPAVIGALLGGLWMVRLGINRALWLFGVVQLVSIFGFVWLSAHGHFASIGAGERLALAFVIGLEALGVGLGTAAFVAYIARSTHPAYTATQMALFTSLAAVPRTFVNASAGWLVEMLGWTSFFWLCAALAVPGMLLLFKVAPWNTRETGLD; encoded by the coding sequence ATGCCGGCCTGGCTTGCAGCGCTGCTGACGCGGAAGATGCTGATCTGCGTCTTCACCGGCTTTTCATCGGGCTTGCCACTCTATCTGTTGCTCAACCTGATGCCGGCCTGGTTGCGCAGCGAGGGCGTCGACCTCAAGACGATTGGCTTCTTTGCACTGATCCAGTTTCCCTACACCTGGAAATTCCTCTGGTCGCCGCTGCTTGACCGCTTCAGCGTTCCCGGTTTCGGGCGCCGGCGCGGCTGGATGTTAATGACCCAGATCGGCCTGCTGCTGACCATAGGCTTGATGGGCGGACTCGACCCGAAGGAAAACATCTGGCCGATCCTGTGGCTGGCCACGCTGCTCTCCTTTCTTTCCGGGACGCAGGACATCGCGGTCGACGCTTTTCGCCGCGAAATTCTATGCGACAACGAACTCGGCCTCGGCAACGCGGTGCACGTCAACGCCTACCGCATCGCCGGCCTGGTTCCCGGCTCGCTATCGCTGATCCTCGCCGACCGCCTGCCGTGGAACGAAGTATTCTGGATCACCAGCGCCTTCATGATTCCCGGCATGGTCATGGCCTGGCTGGTCAGCGAACCGCTGGTCAAAGGCGTGCCCAAGACCCTGCGTCAGGCGGTGACCGAACCGTTCCACGAATTCGTCGACCGCCAAGGCTGGCACGGTGCCCTGCTGGTGCTCGGTTTCATTTTTCTCTACAAGCTCGGCGACAGCCTGAGTACCGCGCTGGCGACGCCGTTCTACCTCGACATGGGCTTCACCAAGACCGATATCGGCCTGATCGCCAAGCATGCCGGGCTATGGCCGGCGGTGATCGGCGCTCTGCTCGGCGGCCTGTGGATGGTCCGACTCGGTATCAACCGCGCCCTGTGGCTGTTCGGTGTCGTGCAACTGGTGTCGATCTTCGGCTTCGTCTGGCTGTCCGCACACGGTCATTTCGCCAGTATCGGCGCCGGCGAGCGTCTGGCGCTGGCCTTCGTCATCGGACTCGAAGCACTCGGGGTCGGGCTCGGCACGGCGGCGTTCGTCGCCTATATCGCCCGCTCGACGCATCCGGCCTATACGGCAACACAGATGGCGCTATTCACCAGCCTGGCAGCGGTGCCGCGCACTTTCGTCAATGCTTCGGCCGGCTGGCTGGTGGAAATGCTCGGCTGGACCAGTTTTTTCTGGCTGTGCGCCGCGCTGGCCGTTCCCGGCATGCTCCTGTTGTTCAAGGTCGCCCCGTGGAACACACGGGAAACGGGCCTGGATTAG
- a CDS encoding YqjK-like family protein, producing the protein MSDRTHELTLRQGELRARIAIQRDALAEHSAGLERVLGIADKALAGVDWVKAHPEVVGVTVAVVVVVSPARTWRWGRRAFFVWRGWRSVRNSLLGTR; encoded by the coding sequence GTGAGTGATCGCACGCATGAGCTGACCCTGCGCCAGGGCGAGTTGCGGGCGCGCATCGCGATCCAGCGTGATGCGCTGGCGGAACATTCGGCCGGTCTCGAAAGGGTTCTTGGCATCGCCGACAAGGCGCTGGCCGGTGTGGACTGGGTGAAGGCGCATCCGGAGGTAGTTGGCGTCACGGTTGCCGTTGTTGTCGTGGTCAGTCCGGCGCGTACCTGGCGGTGGGGCAGACGTGCGTTTTTTGTCTGGCGTGGCTGGCGGTCGGTTCGCAATTCGCTCCTCGGAACGCGTTGA
- a CDS encoding phage holin family protein codes for MPARSRGEASRERLFVSLKNLILTLLAIGKTRAELLVTEVEEEKLRLMSLWAKAVGALFLFAVGLMMLVAFIALIFWEQRILVFGMAAGLFLVTGLLLVSALRRQIAQPSKLFRASLTELETDMAQLRQATDKQ; via the coding sequence ATGCCAGCCAGATCGCGAGGCGAAGCGAGCCGCGAAAGGTTGTTCGTTTCCCTGAAGAACCTGATCCTGACGCTGCTCGCGATCGGCAAGACGCGCGCGGAACTCCTCGTAACCGAAGTCGAGGAAGAAAAACTGCGCCTCATGTCACTGTGGGCCAAGGCGGTTGGGGCGCTGTTTCTCTTCGCGGTCGGTCTGATGATGCTGGTCGCCTTCATCGCTCTCATCTTCTGGGAGCAGCGCATCCTGGTCTTCGGCATGGCGGCGGGGCTCTTTCTGGTAACGGGCCTGCTTCTCGTTTCCGCCCTGCGCCGCCAGATTGCCCAGCCAAGCAAGCTTTTCCGCGCCAGTCTCACCGAACTGGAAACCGATATGGCGCAGTTGCGGCAGGCCACGGACAAGCAGTGA
- a CDS encoding DUF883 domain-containing protein: protein MSDEMSVASKEKLVSDLKVVVSDTEELLRSTAGVAGEKAGELRERIAIRLRDAKERLADADAALRDKTKAAARATDDFVHERPWQAIGVAAALGLALGVLIGRR, encoded by the coding sequence ATGTCCGACGAAATGAGTGTTGCCAGCAAGGAAAAGCTGGTCTCCGATCTGAAGGTCGTGGTGTCCGATACCGAGGAACTGTTGCGCAGCACCGCTGGCGTTGCCGGTGAGAAGGCTGGTGAGTTGCGCGAGCGCATCGCCATTCGTCTGCGCGACGCCAAGGAACGCCTGGCCGATGCCGATGCCGCGCTGCGCGACAAGACAAAGGCGGCCGCGCGCGCTACCGACGACTTTGTCCATGAGCGTCCGTGGCAGGCCATTGGCGTGGCTGCCGCTCTCGGCCTGGCTCTCGGCGTCCTGATCGGCCGCCGTTAA
- the xth gene encoding exodeoxyribonuclease III, with amino-acid sequence MLRIISLNLNGIRSAWSKNVLPWVVARAPDFVCLQELKAQLPDLAPEMLAPDDMHAFYHAAEKKGYSGVGIWCRRKPEAVLEGFGNGEFDAEGRYIRADLGKLSVISLYLPSGSSSPDRQEAKFRFLDAFLPHLAALRAEGREIVLCGDWNIAHKEIDLKNWRSNQKNSGFLPEERAWMTHVFDDHGWVDVYRRLHPEATGDSYTWWSNRGQAWAKNVGWRIDYQVATPGVAVGARRAEVYKGERFSDHAPLVIDYEWTL; translated from the coding sequence ATGTTACGCATCATCTCCCTGAATCTCAATGGTATCCGCAGCGCTTGGAGCAAGAATGTGCTGCCGTGGGTGGTCGCGCGGGCGCCGGATTTCGTCTGCCTCCAGGAACTCAAGGCACAGTTGCCGGACCTCGCCCCGGAAATGCTGGCCCCGGATGACATGCATGCTTTCTATCATGCGGCGGAAAAGAAGGGTTACAGCGGGGTCGGTATCTGGTGCAGGCGGAAGCCCGAAGCAGTGCTTGAAGGTTTCGGAAATGGCGAGTTCGATGCCGAAGGGCGCTATATCCGCGCTGATTTAGGGAAGTTGTCGGTCATTTCGCTTTACCTGCCGTCAGGCTCCTCGTCGCCCGATCGTCAGGAAGCCAAGTTCCGCTTTCTCGACGCCTTCCTCCCGCATCTTGCCGCCTTGCGCGCCGAGGGGCGCGAGATTGTCCTGTGCGGCGACTGGAACATTGCCCACAAGGAAATCGATCTGAAGAACTGGAGATCCAACCAGAAGAATTCCGGCTTCCTGCCCGAGGAGCGAGCCTGGATGACCCACGTGTTCGACGACCACGGCTGGGTCGATGTCTATCGCCGCCTGCATCCCGAGGCAACCGGAGATTCCTACACCTGGTGGAGTAATCGCGGCCAGGCCTGGGCGAAGAATGTCGGCTGGCGGATCGACTACCAGGTCGCCACGCCGGGAGTCGCGGTTGGTGCGCGACGTGCTGAAGTCTATAAGGGCGAACGGTTCTCCGATCATGCGCCGCTGGTGATCGATTACGAATGGACTTTGTGA
- the pyrE gene encoding orotate phosphoribosyltransferase: protein MDFRQEFIEFALGCKVLRFGEFTTKAGRLSPYFFNAGLFNDGQSLGQLAGFYAKAAEAGGIDFDMLFGPAYKGIPLVAAIAVALAQRGRNFPFAFNRKEAKDHGEGGSIVGAPLAGRVLILDDVISAGTSVRESVNLIRAAGATPAGVLIALDRQERGQGDLSAVEEVQRDHGIPVVAVASLRDLMAYLEYHPQFSSHKAAVERYREQYGVSQ from the coding sequence ATGGACTTTCGTCAGGAATTCATTGAATTCGCTCTTGGTTGCAAGGTTCTGCGCTTTGGCGAATTCACGACCAAGGCTGGGCGGCTTTCGCCATATTTCTTCAACGCCGGGCTGTTCAACGATGGGCAGTCGCTGGGCCAACTGGCCGGATTCTACGCCAAAGCAGCCGAAGCCGGCGGCATCGACTTCGACATGCTGTTCGGGCCGGCCTACAAGGGCATTCCGCTGGTTGCCGCGATCGCAGTCGCGCTGGCGCAACGGGGCCGGAACTTTCCCTTCGCCTTCAACCGCAAGGAAGCCAAGGATCATGGCGAGGGTGGCAGCATCGTCGGCGCGCCGCTCGCGGGCCGCGTGCTGATCCTCGACGATGTCATTTCCGCAGGCACATCGGTGCGCGAGTCGGTCAACTTGATCCGCGCCGCCGGCGCCACCCCGGCGGGCGTCCTTATCGCACTTGACCGTCAGGAGCGGGGGCAGGGAGATCTCTCGGCGGTCGAGGAAGTCCAGCGTGACCATGGCATCCCGGTAGTTGCCGTCGCCAGTCTGCGGGACCTGATGGCCTATCTCGAATATCATCCGCAATTTTCGTCTCACAAGGCAGCCGTCGAACGTTACAGGGAGCAGTATGGTGTCAGTCAATAA
- the gatB gene encoding Asp-tRNA(Asn)/Glu-tRNA(Gln) amidotransferase subunit GatB: MNQWEVVIGIETHAQLATVSKIFSGAATAFGAQPNTQACAVDLALPGVLPVLNRKAVECAIRFGLAIGAEVAKRSVFARKNYFYPDLPKGYQISQMDLPIVVGGNITLQIGHGDKAYEKVVRLTRAHLEEDAGKSIHGYFAEKYVEDDYVEGPSSDHTGIDLNRAGTPLLEIVSEPDMRSSDEAVAYAKTLHALVRWIGICDGNMQEGSFRCDANVSVRPKGQAEFGTRREIKNLNSFRFLKEAIDYEVQWQINEIDEGRKIQQATVLFDPDSGETRMMRSKEDAHDYRYFPDPDLLPLAISADWIARVKNGLPELPQQMRGRFINDLGLSAYDATTLTASQEMAQYFESTVALAGAVNAKLCANWVMVDLAARLNKEGKELGESPVSAAHLAGLVQRIADNTISNNIAKKVFDALWHGEGATADEVIERQGLKQITDSGAIATLVDEVLATNAASVAEFRAGKEKAFNSLVGQVMKAAKGKANPQQVNDLLRQKLAG, translated from the coding sequence ATGAATCAGTGGGAAGTGGTGATCGGTATCGAAACGCACGCGCAACTGGCGACGGTTTCGAAAATTTTCTCGGGTGCCGCAACGGCTTTCGGCGCGCAACCAAACACGCAGGCTTGCGCGGTCGACCTCGCCTTGCCCGGTGTTTTGCCGGTGCTCAACCGGAAGGCGGTGGAATGTGCCATTCGCTTCGGCCTGGCGATCGGTGCCGAGGTGGCGAAGAGATCGGTTTTCGCACGCAAGAATTATTTCTATCCGGACCTGCCGAAAGGCTACCAGATCAGCCAGATGGACCTGCCGATCGTCGTCGGTGGCAATATCACGCTGCAAATCGGCCACGGGGACAAGGCTTACGAGAAGGTCGTCCGCCTGACCCGTGCCCATCTCGAGGAAGATGCCGGTAAGTCAATTCATGGGTATTTTGCCGAAAAATATGTAGAAGATGATTACGTTGAGGGGCCTTCTAGCGATCATACCGGCATCGACCTCAACCGGGCCGGTACGCCGCTGCTCGAAATCGTTTCCGAGCCGGACATGCGCTCGTCGGACGAGGCGGTCGCCTACGCCAAGACACTGCACGCGCTGGTCCGCTGGATCGGCATCTGCGACGGCAACATGCAGGAAGGCTCGTTCCGCTGCGACGCCAACGTCTCGGTGCGTCCGAAGGGTCAGGCCGAATTCGGCACGCGGCGCGAGATCAAGAATCTGAATTCCTTCCGCTTCCTCAAGGAAGCCATCGATTACGAAGTCCAGTGGCAGATCAACGAAATCGACGAAGGGCGCAAGATCCAGCAAGCTACCGTGCTGTTCGACCCGGACAGCGGTGAAACGCGGATGATGCGGAGCAAGGAAGACGCGCACGATTATCGCTATTTCCCCGATCCCGATCTGCTGCCGCTGGCGATTTCCGCGGACTGGATTGCCCGCGTCAAAAACGGGTTGCCAGAACTGCCGCAGCAGATGCGTGGGCGCTTCATCAACGATCTGGGACTCTCGGCCTACGACGCGACAACGCTGACCGCCAGCCAGGAAATGGCTCAATATTTCGAGTCGACCGTAGCGCTTGCCGGTGCGGTCAATGCCAAGCTGTGCGCTAACTGGGTCATGGTCGATCTGGCCGCGCGCCTGAACAAGGAGGGCAAGGAACTCGGTGAGTCGCCGGTTTCCGCGGCACATCTCGCCGGCCTGGTGCAGCGCATCGCCGACAACACCATTTCCAACAACATTGCCAAGAAGGTGTTCGACGCCTTGTGGCATGGCGAGGGGGCGACGGCCGACGAAGTGATTGAGCGCCAGGGATTGAAGCAGATTACCGACAGTGGCGCCATCGCGACGCTGGTCGACGAGGTGCTGGCTACCAACGCCGCCAGCGTCGCTGAATTCCGCGCGGGCAAGGAAAAGGCCTTTAACTCACTGGTCGGCCAAGTCATGAAGGCGGCCAAGGGCAAGGCCAATCCGCAACAGGTCAACGACCTGCTGCGGCAAAAACTTGCGGGCTGA
- the gatA gene encoding Asp-tRNA(Asn)/Glu-tRNA(Gln) amidotransferase subunit GatA, which produces MIDSSLKQLSQALAAKQISSVEMTRLFLGRIERLNPALNAFVTVDAEKSLKYARAADARIAAGTAGLLTGIPIAQKDIFCADGWRTTCGSKMLANFVSPYDATVIHKMESEAGLVSLGKTNMDEFAMGSSSETSFFGPVRNPWDRQRVPGGSSGGSAAAVAARLAPAATGTDTGGSIRQPAALCNLTGLKPTYGVVSRYGMIAFASSLDQGGPMAKSAEDCALLLNTMAGFDERDSTSLDRPPEDYARDLEKPLAGLRIGLPKEFFGEGCDADVMAAVQEALDEYRKLGATTVEVSLPNSHLSVAAYYVIAPAEASSNLSRFDGVRYGYRAPEYGNLEDMYQKTRAQGFGAEVKRRILIGTYVLSHGYYDAYYLQAQRIRRLIANDFVVTFKQCDVIMGPTSPTTAFKLGEKAADPVRMYLSDIYTIAVNLAGLPGMSIPCGFADGLPVGLQLIGNYFAEAQLLNVAHRYQQASDWHLRRPDGLA; this is translated from the coding sequence ATGATCGACTCCAGCCTCAAGCAACTGTCGCAAGCGCTGGCCGCGAAGCAAATTTCCAGCGTCGAGATGACCCGGCTCTTCCTCGGACGCATCGAGCGCTTGAATCCTGCGCTTAACGCCTTCGTTACGGTCGACGCCGAAAAAAGCCTGAAATACGCGCGCGCCGCTGATGCCCGGATTGCCGCTGGCACGGCTGGTCTGCTGACCGGTATCCCGATCGCCCAGAAGGACATTTTCTGTGCCGACGGCTGGCGCACGACCTGCGGTTCGAAAATGCTGGCCAATTTCGTTTCGCCTTACGACGCGACGGTGATCCACAAGATGGAAAGCGAAGCCGGCCTCGTTTCGCTGGGCAAGACCAACATGGACGAGTTCGCGATGGGTTCGTCCAGTGAAACTTCGTTCTTTGGCCCGGTACGCAATCCGTGGGATCGGCAGCGCGTTCCGGGTGGCTCGTCCGGCGGCTCGGCGGCAGCCGTGGCGGCGCGCCTGGCGCCGGCGGCGACCGGCACCGATACCGGCGGTTCGATCCGCCAGCCGGCGGCCTTGTGCAATTTGACCGGCCTCAAGCCGACTTACGGCGTCGTTTCGCGCTACGGCATGATTGCCTTCGCCTCGTCGCTCGATCAGGGCGGCCCAATGGCGAAGAGCGCCGAGGATTGTGCGCTGCTGCTCAATACGATGGCTGGTTTTGACGAGCGCGATTCGACTTCGCTCGACCGTCCGCCCGAAGACTACGCCCGCGACCTGGAAAAGCCGCTGGCCGGCCTGCGTATCGGCCTGCCCAAGGAGTTTTTCGGCGAAGGCTGTGATGCCGATGTGATGGCCGCGGTGCAGGAGGCGCTTGATGAATACCGGAAACTGGGGGCGACCACGGTCGAAGTATCGCTGCCCAACTCGCATCTATCGGTAGCGGCCTACTACGTGATCGCGCCGGCTGAAGCCAGTTCAAACCTGTCGCGCTTTGATGGCGTGCGCTACGGCTATCGCGCCCCGGAATACGGCAATCTCGAAGACATGTACCAGAAGACCCGCGCCCAGGGTTTCGGCGCCGAGGTCAAGCGGCGCATCCTGATCGGCACCTATGTGCTGTCGCATGGTTATTACGACGCCTACTATCTTCAGGCACAACGAATTCGCCGGCTGATCGCCAACGATTTCGTCGTGACGTTCAAGCAGTGCGACGTGATCATGGGCCCGACCTCGCCGACCACCGCCTTCAAGCTGGGCGAAAAAGCTGCCGATCCGGTGCGGATGTACCTGTCGGACATCTACACGATCGCCGTCAATCTCGCCGGTCTGCCCGGCATGTCGATTCCCTGCGGTTTCGCCGACGGCCTGCCGGTCGGGCTGCAACTGATTGGCAACTATTTTGCCGAGGCGCAACTGCTCAACGTGGCGCATCGCTACCAGCAGGCGAGTGACTGGCACCTGCGGCGGCCGGACGGGCTGGCGTGA
- the gatC gene encoding Asp-tRNA(Asn)/Glu-tRNA(Gln) amidotransferase subunit GatC: protein MSLSLEQVRRIAHLARIEISESEAITTQGHLNGIFELIEQMQAVDTRGVEPMAHAQEVSQRLRNDVVSEGDRRAAYQAVAPEIEADLYLVPKVIE, encoded by the coding sequence ATGTCGCTTTCACTTGAACAGGTCCGGCGCATCGCCCATCTCGCGCGCATCGAGATCAGCGAATCCGAAGCCATCACCACGCAGGGGCACCTCAACGGCATCTTCGAGCTGATCGAGCAGATGCAGGCGGTTGACACGCGCGGCGTCGAGCCGATGGCTCACGCCCAGGAAGTCAGCCAGCGCCTGCGCAATGACGTCGTCAGCGAAGGCGATCGCCGTGCCGCCTATCAGGCGGTGGCGCCGGAAATCGAAGCCGACCTCTACCTCGTGCCGAAGGTGATCGAATGA